In Thamnophis elegans isolate rThaEle1 chromosome 4, rThaEle1.pri, whole genome shotgun sequence, the following proteins share a genomic window:
- the SRSF7 gene encoding serine/arginine-rich splicing factor 7 isoform X1 produces the protein MSRYSRYAGETKVYVGNLGTGAGKGELERAFSYYGPLRTVWIARNPPGFAFVEFEDPRDAEDAVRGLDGKVICGSRVRVELSTGMPRRSRYDRPPARRPFDPNDRCYECGEKGHYAYDCHRYSRRRRSRSRSRSHSRSRGRRYSRSRSRSRGRRSRSISARRSRSLSPRRSRSVSPRRSRSGSLKRSRSRSRSRSRSRSISRPRSSRSKSRSPSLKRSFDMSHLYPFSINSRRSPSGSPRRSISPERLD, from the exons ATGTCGCGCTACAGCCGTTATGCCGGAG AAACAAAAGTATACGTTGGCAATTTAGGAACAGGTGCTGGTAAAGGAGAACTTGAAAGGGCTTTTAGCTACTATGGACCCTTACGAACCGTGTGGATTGCACGAAACCCTCCCGGATTTGCATTTGTTGAATTTGAAGACCCAAGGGATGCTGAAGATGCTGTTCGTGGTCTAGATGGAAA GGTGATCTGTGGTTCCAGGGTTAGAGTGGAGTTATCAACTGGTATGCCTCGTAGGTCTCGCTATGATAGACCTCCAGCACGACGACCATTTGATCCTAATGATAGATGTTATGAATGTGGTGAAAAAGGTCATTATGCTTATGATTGTCATCGTTATAGTCGTCGTCGGAGAAGCAG GTCACGGTCTCGGTCTCATTCAAGGTCCAGAGGAAGAAGATATTCTCGCTCACGCAGCCGAAGTCGTGGTAGGAG atCCAGATCTATCTCAGCTCGCAGATCTAGATCTCTGTCTCCTCGTAGATCCAGATCTGTATCGCCACGTAGATCCCGTTCCGGTTCTTTAAAGAGATCAAG atcTCGGTCAAGATCCAGGTCTCGGTCAAGGTCTATTTCACGGCCCAGAAGCAG CCGCTCTAAATCACGATCACCATCTTTAAAGAGAAG TTTTGATATGAGCCATTTATATCCATTCTCCATTAATTCACG tcGTTCACCATCGGGAAGCCCTCGAAGAAGTATCAGTCCTGAAAGATTGGATTAG
- the GALM gene encoding aldose 1-epimerase — MLEVKKEAFGELPLGGGTVEKFLLASDTVRVEILSLGCIITSLKTKDRNGKFSDIVLGFDHLEGYLSKHPYFGATIGRVANRIAKGKFTVEGHEYQLAINDGSNSLHGGVKGFDKAIWLPEILPDGVHFFRISPDGEEGYPGELKVWISYTLKDGELTINYRAQTSKTTPVNLTNHAYFNLGGQGSSNIYDHEFTIEADCYLPLDEKLIPTGNISPVQDTPFDLRKPKELGTHLQKFQLNGFDHNFCLVQRKEPHFCARAYHPPSGRTIEVYTTQPGVQFYTGNFLDGTLKGKEGQVYFKHSGFCLETQNWPNAMNQPNFPDVLLYPGDEYNTTTCFKFSVS, encoded by the exons ATGCTTGAGGTGAAGAAAGAAGCCTTTGGTGAATTGCCTCTTGGCGGAGGAACCGTGGAAAAATTCCTGCTCGCATCCGACACGGTCAGAGTGGAAATCCTATCCTTAGGCTGCATAATCACCTCCTTGAAGACTAAAGACAGAAACGGAAAATTTTCAGATATTGTTCTAGGCTTTGATCATTTGGAAG GTTACCTCAGCAAGCATCCTTATTTTGGAGCTACCATTGGACGGGTTGCTAACAGAATTGCCAAAGGGAAATTTACAGTGGAAGGGCATGAATACCAACTGGCCATCAATGACGGCTCCAACAGTTTGCATGGAGGAGTCAAAGGGTTTGACAAG GCTATCTGGTTGCCTGAAATCCTGCCAGATGGTGTCCACTTCTTCAGAATAAGTCCAGATGGTGAAGAGGGATATCCTGGTGAGCTGAAAGTGTGGATATCATATACACTCAAGGATGGGGAGTTAACAATTAATTACAGAGCTCAAACTAGTAAGACTACACCAGTCAATCTAACAAACCATGCTTACTTCAATCTTGGAGGTCAG GGCTCATCTAATATCTATGACCATGAATTTACCATAGAGGCAGATTGTTACTTGCCACTGGATGAAAAACTGATTCCAACAG GAAATATCTCGCCAGTGCAGGATACTCCATTTGACCTGCGAAAGCCTAAAGAACTTGGGACACATTTGCAGAAGTTTCAGCTGAATGGATTTGATCACAACTTTTGCTTGGTCCAGAGAAAAGAACCACATTTCTGTGCCAG AGCTTATCATCCTCCTAGTGGCCGAACGATAGAAGTTTATACAACTCAACCTGGTGTTCAATTTTATACAGGAAATTTCCTGGATGGGACTCTAAAGGGTAAAGAGGGCCAGGTGTACTTCAAGCATTCTGGTTTCTGCCTTGAAACACAAAACTGGCCAAATGCCATGAATCAG ccTAATTTTCCAGATGTCCTGCTGTACCCAGGAGATGAATACAATACCACAACATGTTTCAAGTTCTCTGTATCTTAA
- the GEMIN6 gene encoding gem-associated protein 6, whose product MTEWQRKTPLEWLAFVDKEIKVLAAGKRQYKGWVLTVDPVSANILLANPLENGKVSVLVVLGHAVQDIEIVTERDDEIKEKLAHLFMAGKSQTYNQEELDRKKNSLKNWLEKNHIPVKEQGESQPTLCVAGVLTIDPPYGPEDCNSSNEIILCRVQGLIQSYLALQQ is encoded by the exons atgactgaatggcAGAGGAAAACTCCTTTGGAATGGCTGGCTTTTGTGGATAAAGAAATCAAAGTACTGGCTGCCGGGAAACGCCAATACAAAGGATGGGTTTTAACAGTTGATCCAGTTTCGGCCAA TATTCTTCTGGCAAATCCCCTTGAGAATGGAAAAGTGTCTGTTTTAGTTGTTTTAGGACATGCTGTGCAGGATATTGAAATAGTGACTGAAAGAGAtgatgaaattaaagaaaaacttgCACATCTCTTCATGGCTGGAAAAAGTCAAACTTATAATCAAGAAGAGCTGGACAGAAAGAAAAACTCAttgaagaactggctggagaaaaACCACATCCCTGTAAAAGAACAAGGAGAATCACAACCAACGCTGTGCGTGGCAGGTGTATTAACCATTGACCCACCATATGGACCAGAAGATTGCAATAGCTCTAATGAAATAATTTTGTGTAGAGTTCAAGGATTGATTCAAAGCTATCTTGCACTTCAGCAGTGA
- the SRSF7 gene encoding serine/arginine-rich splicing factor 7 isoform X2 — protein sequence MSRYSRYAGETKVYVGNLGTGAGKGELERAFSYYGPLRTVWIARNPPGFAFVEFEDPRDAEDAVRGLDGKVICGSRVRVELSTGMPRRSRYDRPPARRPFDPNDRCYECGEKGHYAYDCHRYSRRRRSRSRSRSHSRSRGRRYSRSRSRSRGRRSRSISARRSRSLSPRRSRSVSPRRSRSGSLKRSRSRSRSRSRSRSISRPRSSRSKSRSPSLKRSRSPSGSPRRSISPERLD from the exons ATGTCGCGCTACAGCCGTTATGCCGGAG AAACAAAAGTATACGTTGGCAATTTAGGAACAGGTGCTGGTAAAGGAGAACTTGAAAGGGCTTTTAGCTACTATGGACCCTTACGAACCGTGTGGATTGCACGAAACCCTCCCGGATTTGCATTTGTTGAATTTGAAGACCCAAGGGATGCTGAAGATGCTGTTCGTGGTCTAGATGGAAA GGTGATCTGTGGTTCCAGGGTTAGAGTGGAGTTATCAACTGGTATGCCTCGTAGGTCTCGCTATGATAGACCTCCAGCACGACGACCATTTGATCCTAATGATAGATGTTATGAATGTGGTGAAAAAGGTCATTATGCTTATGATTGTCATCGTTATAGTCGTCGTCGGAGAAGCAG GTCACGGTCTCGGTCTCATTCAAGGTCCAGAGGAAGAAGATATTCTCGCTCACGCAGCCGAAGTCGTGGTAGGAG atCCAGATCTATCTCAGCTCGCAGATCTAGATCTCTGTCTCCTCGTAGATCCAGATCTGTATCGCCACGTAGATCCCGTTCCGGTTCTTTAAAGAGATCAAG atcTCGGTCAAGATCCAGGTCTCGGTCAAGGTCTATTTCACGGCCCAGAAGCAG CCGCTCTAAATCACGATCACCATCTTTAAAGAGAAG tcGTTCACCATCGGGAAGCCCTCGAAGAAGTATCAGTCCTGAAAGATTGGATTAG